The nucleotide sequence GTGGAGGATCGCGTTCGCACTCAGCTCGCTCACGATCAACTCGGCGTCCTCGGCCATGGGAGATCCGCGCAGGATGTCACGGGTCCAGCGGCGGGCCCGGCTCACCTCTTCCGGAAATCCTGGGCAAGTGAGTCCCCAGACCCGGGCGGTGCTCGTATACTCGTGCATACAAGTTCCTTCATGCTGGTAGGCCGCCATGTGCAGCGGGTTCGGGCTAGATGAGTTTCACGCCGTCGTGGGCGCGGATGGCCGGCGGGGATGCCGCGTCGAGTGCGTCCAGGACGCGGATCGCGTATGCCTCGTCGGCAAGCTCGGTGACTTCTTCACGGGTGGCCCAGCGCAGTGCGCGGGTCTCGTCGCCGGTGGTCGGCGTGCCGTCGGCCGCCTCGCAGCGGAAGACCAGCGAGACGATCAAACCCGTCATGTTCTTGTAGACGCCGGTCAGGGTCGCGGGAAGTGCGATCTTGATGCCGGTCTCTTCGAGGACTTCGCGCTGGAGGGCTTCGGGGAGGGTTTCCTCGCGTTCGAGGACTCCGCCCGGGGGTTCCCACTTGCCGTTGTCACGACGTTTGATCAAGAGGGCCCGGCCCTGGTCGTCGACGATGACTCCGGCGACGCTCACGGAGTGCGGACGGTCGGTGCTCACGTTCCTCGGCCCTCTCGGCTGGCTAGGCTCTCCACCGTAGCAACAACAATCGCCCACTCGTCTAGATATCTAAAGGAGTACACGTGCCGTCTCTTCCTTCCGGCTTCCTCGGTGATCTCGACCCCACGAGTGATCGTGCGGTCTTTCGGCAGATCGCCGACCAGTTGCGCGAGGCCATCGACCGTGGGCGGTTCAAGGAGGGTGAAAAACTGCCCTCGGAAGCTGAGCTTGTTGACCACTACGGGGTATCCCGGATGACGGTCCGCAACTCCTTCTCCGTCCTCCAGGGCGAAGGGCTCGTGCACGCCGAGCACGGCAAGGGCGTCTTCGTCCGGCCCCGGCCGCCCGTGCGGCGACTCGCCTCCGACCGGTTCGCACGGCGCCACCGGGAACAGGGCAAGGCGGCCTTCATCGTCGAAGCCAACGCGGCCGGCAGTCACCCTCAGGTCGACAGCCTTGAGGTGAAGGAAGAAAAGGCCAGTCAGGACGTCTCGACACGGCTCGGGTCCGTGCGGCGGGTGCTGGCTCGGCGCCGGCGGTATCTGCTCGACGGTCGTCCGGTCGAGTTCGCCACCTCGTATCTGCCGCTCGACATCGCGCGCGGTACGCCGATCGCCGAGCCGAACCCTGGGCCCGGCGGGATCTACGCCCGTCTCGAAGAGCTGGGCCACCGGCTCGACCACTTCGAGGAGGAGATTCGCGCCCGGATGCCCTCGCCTGCTGAGGTCAAGACGCTGCGGCTGGCCTCCGGTGTGCCAGTGATCCACCTGATCCGTACCGCCTTCGACGCCGAAGGGCGGGCCGTGGAGGTCTGCGACACGGTCATGGCGGCGGATGCGTACGTGCTGTCGTATCAGCTTCCGGCGACGTGATGAGGTGATGTGCGGTGGTGCGCGGGGGACGCTTCTCCGACTCGTACACCCCAACAGGCATACTCGTATAGACGAGTGGGCAAGTGGTGTGGCAGGGTGGTCAACGTGAGCCCGGAGATCGGGTTCGCAGGACGCTTCATGTATAGACGAGTAGATGGGTGAATTGCCTTGCGTACCATTCGTGTTGAGACCTCGGCCGCGACGATCCTTCTGACTGAGGCTCCTGAGCCCAAGGTCCGGGACCGGCAGACGGGCGAGATCGCCAAGGACGCCGTCAGCGGTGAGGCGCTGATGACGCTCGGCGTTGTCTACATCGAGGACGGGGAATCGTCGCTGGTCAAGGTCACCGTGCCTGAGGGCGGTGTGGCTGAGGGGCTGACGCTGGGGGCGCCGGTCTCGCTGCCGGGGCTGGTGGCCCGGCCGTGGGAGAGCGTGTTCAACGGACAGCAGCGCCACGGCATTGCCTTCCGTGCCGCCGCCGTGACTCCGGCTGCCTTCCCGGCTGCCATGAGGGCCACCGCCTGATGTCCGATCTGGTGACACTTCTGGAGGTGGGTGGTCCTGTCGCCGCGCTCGGCGGTGGGGCCGCCTACACCCGGGCCAAGCACCCCCGCGTGTACTGGCCCACGGTCGGCCTGCCGATATCCACCGCCCGGCTCCTCGGCTCGTACGGCTCGGTCATGGAGGCGTGCGGCCTGACCGTGGCGCCGTCCCGGCTGCGGATTCTCGCTGTCAAGGCGACCACTCGCCGGGAGGTCCGGCCGGTACCGCCTCGGCGGGGGATCATCCGGCCCACCTCGACCGGGCTGCGACTTCGCCTCCGGCTCGCTCCCGGCCAGGAACCCGCCGACGTCGCTGCCTCGGCCGAACGGCTGCGGCACGCCTGGGGCGTTCACGCCGTATACGTCTCGACCGTCAAGCCGGGCGTGGTCGAACTGCGGCTCGTCGGCTTCGACGTGCTGCGAAACGTGCGGATGCCTCGCAAAGCCACCGCCGAACTCCTCAAGGTGCCCGTGGCGCTGCGGGAGGACGCCACTCCCTTCGTGCGCGACTACCGCACCATCCCGCACCAACTCACCCTCGGCGCCACGCTGTCCGGGAAGTCCATGTACCTGCGGCACCTGATCACCGGCCTCGCCCGACAGCCCGTCGCACTGGTCGGCATCGACTGCAAGCGTGGCGTGGAACTGGCGCCGTTCGCCGCCCGGCTCTCCGCCCTCGCCACCGATCCCGACGAAGCTGCCGAGCTGCTGCCCGTGCTCGTCAAGGAAATGGAGGACCGCTACGACCTGATCAAGGCCCGACAGGGCATCGCCCCGGGCACCCCCGACGAGGAGATCACCTCCGACATCTGGGGCCTGCCCGAGAACCAACGCCCGGTGCCGATCGTGCTGTTCGTC is from Streptomyces sp. NBC_01314 and encodes:
- a CDS encoding NUDIX hydrolase, which translates into the protein MSVAGVIVDDQGRALLIKRRDNGKWEPPGGVLEREETLPEALQREVLEETGIKIALPATLTGVYKNMTGLIVSLVFRCEAADGTPTTGDETRALRWATREEVTELADEAYAIRVLDALDAASPPAIRAHDGVKLI
- a CDS encoding GntR family transcriptional regulator, encoding MPSLPSGFLGDLDPTSDRAVFRQIADQLREAIDRGRFKEGEKLPSEAELVDHYGVSRMTVRNSFSVLQGEGLVHAEHGKGVFVRPRPPVRRLASDRFARRHREQGKAAFIVEANAAGSHPQVDSLEVKEEKASQDVSTRLGSVRRVLARRRRYLLDGRPVEFATSYLPLDIARGTPIAEPNPGPGGIYARLEELGHRLDHFEEEIRARMPSPAEVKTLRLASGVPVIHLIRTAFDAEGRAVEVCDTVMAADAYVLSYQLPAT
- a CDS encoding FtsK/SpoIIIE domain-containing protein codes for the protein MSDLVTLLEVGGPVAALGGGAAYTRAKHPRVYWPTVGLPISTARLLGSYGSVMEACGLTVAPSRLRILAVKATTRREVRPVPPRRGIIRPTSTGLRLRLRLAPGQEPADVAASAERLRHAWGVHAVYVSTVKPGVVELRLVGFDVLRNVRMPRKATAELLKVPVALREDATPFVRDYRTIPHQLTLGATLSGKSMYLRHLITGLARQPVALVGIDCKRGVELAPFAARLSALATDPDEAAELLPVLVKEMEDRYDLIKARQGIAPGTPDEEITSDIWGLPENQRPVPIVLFVDEVAELFLVATKKDEERRDEMVTQLIRLAQLGRAAGIYLEVCGQRFGAELGKGATMLRAQLTGRVCHRVNDEASAKMALGDIAPEAVSAACAIAPELPGLAVAGDTSGGWSRIRTPYLALGAAAEICRDSAHLVPDLPALKPFRPDIPVRPVESSAPAVQPHPLTD